One Sphingopyxis macrogoltabida genomic region harbors:
- a CDS encoding LysR family transcriptional regulator produces MIKRTHIRQFLAVVDAGSFTQAALRIRVTQPALSTGIAELEKLVGTPLFIRNRRQIRLTEAGGRFLPIARDLERGFHAADRFGRSADSDATGLKLGTIRSAPGELLQALATVLRPGFAIELAESTESDLRSAVGSGRVNMALLPLRPDERGAHILPLYEEPLTMFVATDHPLAGRVEVAPEELAAETMIARRSCEFLDATSRFFTRHGVRPRFALRSDSDDRCLRMVAAGVGITTAPVSLAIEGIVPLKVAGYDFRRELGLILDPAWAALPEVAPRLTHGLETIASIAADWREMKVEGAA; encoded by the coding sequence ATGATAAAGCGCACCCATATCCGCCAGTTCCTCGCTGTGGTCGACGCCGGCAGTTTCACGCAGGCCGCGCTGCGCATCCGGGTGACGCAGCCGGCGCTGTCGACGGGCATCGCCGAACTCGAAAAGCTGGTCGGCACGCCGCTGTTCATCCGCAACCGCCGCCAGATCCGGCTGACCGAGGCGGGCGGGCGCTTCCTGCCGATTGCGCGCGACCTCGAACGCGGGTTCCACGCCGCCGACCGCTTTGGCCGCAGTGCTGACAGCGACGCCACCGGGCTCAAGCTCGGCACGATCCGCTCGGCGCCGGGCGAGTTGCTGCAGGCGCTCGCCACCGTGCTCCGGCCGGGCTTTGCCATCGAGCTGGCCGAAAGCACCGAATCCGACCTGCGCTCGGCGGTCGGCAGCGGCCGCGTCAACATGGCGTTGCTCCCGCTTCGCCCCGACGAGCGCGGGGCGCATATCCTGCCGCTTTACGAAGAGCCGCTGACGATGTTCGTCGCGACCGACCACCCGCTCGCGGGCCGGGTCGAGGTCGCGCCCGAGGAACTGGCGGCCGAGACGATGATCGCGCGCCGGTCGTGCGAGTTCCTCGATGCGACGAGCCGCTTTTTTACCCGCCACGGCGTCCGTCCGCGCTTTGCGCTGCGCAGCGACAGCGACGACCGCTGCCTGCGCATGGTTGCCGCCGGGGTCGGTATCACCACCGCGCCGGTGTCGCTGGCGATCGAGGGCATCGTTCCGCTGAAAGTTGCGGGTTACGACTTCCGTCGCGAGCTGGGGTTGATCCTCGACCCGGCCTGGGCCGCGCTTCCCGAGGTCGCGCCGCGGCTGACGCACGGTCTTGAGACGATCGCGAGCATCGCCGCCGACTGGCGCGAAATGAAGGTTGAAGGGGCGGCGTGA
- a CDS encoding isovaleryl-CoA dehydrogenase, producing the protein MRATPDFDFALGENADMIRDTTARFADEQIAPLADKADREDWFPRDELWTQMGGLGLHGITVEEEWGGLGLGYLEHVIAVEEVSRASGAIGLSYGAHSNLCVNQIRRWGNAEQKAKYLPKLISGEHVGSLAMSEAGAGSDVVSMKLKAEKKGDRFVLNGTKFWITNATCADTLVVYAKTSPEAGSRGITAFLIEKDMPGFSIGQKIDKVGMRGSPTAELVFDDCEVPAEQVMGPENGGVGVLMSGLDYERVVLAGLQLGIMQACLDTVIPYVRERKQFGKPIGSFQLMQAKVADMYVALQSARSYVYNVAKACDAGQTTRFDAAGCILLASESAVKVAGEAIQALGGAGYTKDWPVERYWRDAKLLDIGAGTNEIRRMLIGRELIGAGA; encoded by the coding sequence ATGCGCGCTACCCCCGATTTCGATTTCGCCCTCGGTGAAAATGCCGACATGATCCGCGACACGACCGCCCGCTTTGCGGACGAACAGATCGCCCCGCTCGCCGACAAGGCCGACCGTGAGGACTGGTTCCCGCGCGACGAATTGTGGACGCAGATGGGCGGGCTCGGCCTGCACGGCATCACCGTCGAAGAGGAATGGGGCGGCCTGGGCCTCGGCTATCTCGAACATGTCATCGCGGTCGAGGAAGTGTCGCGGGCGTCGGGCGCAATCGGCCTTTCCTACGGCGCACATTCGAACCTGTGCGTCAACCAGATCCGCCGCTGGGGCAATGCCGAACAGAAGGCAAAATATCTCCCCAAGCTGATTTCGGGCGAGCATGTCGGCAGCCTTGCGATGTCGGAAGCCGGCGCGGGCAGCGACGTCGTGTCGATGAAGCTGAAGGCGGAGAAAAAGGGCGACCGCTTCGTCCTCAACGGCACCAAATTCTGGATCACCAACGCGACCTGCGCCGACACGCTGGTCGTCTATGCCAAGACGAGCCCCGAAGCGGGATCGCGCGGCATCACCGCCTTCCTGATCGAAAAGGACATGCCGGGTTTCAGCATCGGGCAAAAGATCGACAAGGTCGGCATGCGCGGTTCGCCGACCGCTGAACTGGTTTTCGACGACTGCGAGGTGCCCGCCGAACAGGTCATGGGGCCCGAGAACGGCGGCGTCGGCGTGCTGATGTCGGGGCTGGACTATGAGCGCGTCGTGCTCGCCGGGCTCCAGCTCGGCATCATGCAGGCCTGCCTCGATACGGTCATTCCGTATGTTCGCGAGCGCAAGCAGTTCGGCAAGCCGATAGGGTCGTTCCAGCTCATGCAGGCGAAGGTCGCCGACATGTATGTCGCACTCCAGTCGGCGCGCTCCTATGTCTATAACGTCGCCAAGGCTTGCGACGCCGGACAGACGACGCGCTTCGATGCCGCGGGCTGCATCCTGCTCGCCAGCGAAAGCGCGGTGAAGGTCGCGGGCGAAGCGATCCAGGCGCTGGGCGGCGCGGGCTATACCAAGGACTGGCCGGTCGAACGCTACTGGCGCGACGCCAAGCTGCTCGACATCGGCGCGGGTACCAACGAGATCCGCCGCATGCTGATCGGCCGCGAACTGATCGGCGCCGGCGCGTGA
- a CDS encoding zinc-binding dehydrogenase, whose amino-acid sequence MTDLPDTNLVMLTLVKPEGHLEVSLERRPMPEPKPHEVLVKVLAAPINPSDLGLLFGGADMTTAQASTRDGLPVLTADVPPAGMRAMRGRIGEAMAIGNEGCGLVVKAGDSPEAQALLGKTVALLGGEMYAEYRCLPVQMVMPLPDGTDPADGASCFVNPLTSLAFTETMRMENHSAIVHTAAASNLGQMLVKICAKDGIPLVNIVRSDAQVEILKAIGAKYIVNSSADDFMERLIDAIVETGATLGFDATGGGKLAGQLLTAMEAAAVQRMTSYSRYGSDTFKQVYIYGALDLSPTTFSARSFGLTWALGGFLLTPFMAKAGMEVVGRMRQRVVDELTTTFKSHYSHEVSLTGALDVDTAQAYNAKRTGEKYLIRPHG is encoded by the coding sequence ATGACCGACCTGCCTGATACCAACCTTGTCATGCTGACGCTGGTGAAGCCCGAAGGGCATCTCGAAGTCTCGCTCGAGCGCCGGCCGATGCCGGAGCCCAAGCCGCACGAGGTGCTGGTGAAAGTGCTCGCGGCGCCGATCAACCCGTCCGACCTCGGCCTGCTGTTCGGTGGTGCCGACATGACGACGGCGCAGGCATCGACGCGCGACGGCCTTCCCGTGCTCACTGCCGACGTCCCGCCCGCGGGAATGCGCGCGATGCGCGGCCGCATCGGCGAGGCGATGGCGATCGGCAACGAAGGCTGCGGGCTGGTCGTGAAGGCCGGCGATTCGCCCGAGGCGCAGGCGCTGCTCGGCAAGACCGTCGCGTTGCTCGGCGGCGAAATGTATGCCGAATATCGCTGCCTGCCCGTGCAGATGGTGATGCCGCTGCCCGACGGCACCGACCCAGCCGACGGTGCCTCCTGCTTCGTCAATCCGCTCACTTCGCTGGCTTTCACCGAGACGATGCGGATGGAAAACCACAGCGCGATCGTCCACACGGCCGCGGCATCGAACCTCGGCCAGATGCTCGTCAAGATCTGCGCCAAGGACGGCATCCCGCTCGTCAACATTGTGCGCAGCGACGCACAGGTCGAAATTCTCAAAGCGATCGGCGCGAAATATATCGTCAACAGCAGCGCCGACGATTTCATGGAGCGGCTGATCGATGCGATCGTCGAAACCGGCGCTACGCTCGGTTTCGATGCGACCGGCGGCGGCAAGCTTGCCGGGCAGCTGCTGACCGCGATGGAAGCCGCGGCGGTCCAGCGGATGACGAGCTACAGCCGCTACGGCTCGGACACCTTCAAGCAGGTCTATATCTATGGCGCGCTCGACCTGTCACCGACGACCTTCTCGGCGCGCAGCTTCGGCCTGACCTGGGCGCTCGGCGGCTTCCTGCTGACCCCCTTCATGGCCAAGGCGGGCATGGAGGTCGTGGGCCGGATGCGGCAACGCGTCGTCGACGAGCTGACGACGACGTTCAAGAGCCACTACAGCCATGAAGTGTCACTGACCGGGGCGCTGGATGTCGACACGGCGCAGGCTTACAACGCGAAGCGAACGGGTGAGAAATATCTGATCAGGCCGCACGGCTGA
- the cysD gene encoding sulfate adenylyltransferase subunit CysD: MQLARRHERRQGRDMTDTLTHLDRLEAESIHIMREVLADAAKPVMLYSVGKDSAVMLHLARKAFYPSPPPFPLLHVDTTWKFQAMYALRDRMAAESGMELIVYQNPEAKARGINPFDHGPLHTDMWKTEGLKQALDLHGFDVAFGGARRDEEKSRAKERIFSFRTASHGWDPKKQRPELWNLYNARKAKGESIRVFPISNWTELDIWQYIARENIPIVPLYFAAPRPTVERDGLLLMVDDDRFPLKEGEVPVQRSVRFRTLGCYPLTGAVESEATTLSEVIQEMLLTTTSERQGRIIDKDGGDASMEKKKQEGYF; the protein is encoded by the coding sequence ATACAGCTTGCCCGCCGACATGAGCGGCGGCAAGGGCGGGACATGACCGATACGCTGACCCATTTGGACCGTCTTGAGGCGGAGAGCATTCACATTATGCGCGAGGTGCTGGCGGATGCGGCCAAGCCCGTGATGCTTTACAGTGTTGGCAAGGACAGTGCGGTGATGCTGCATCTGGCGCGCAAGGCCTTTTATCCTTCGCCGCCGCCGTTTCCGCTACTGCACGTCGACACGACGTGGAAGTTCCAGGCGATGTACGCGCTGCGCGACCGCATGGCGGCGGAGAGCGGCATGGAGCTCATTGTCTACCAGAACCCCGAGGCGAAGGCGCGGGGGATCAACCCGTTCGACCATGGCCCGCTGCACACCGACATGTGGAAGACCGAGGGGCTGAAGCAGGCGCTCGACCTCCATGGCTTCGACGTCGCTTTCGGCGGCGCGCGGCGCGACGAGGAAAAGAGCCGCGCGAAAGAACGCATCTTCTCCTTCCGCACCGCAAGCCACGGCTGGGATCCGAAGAAGCAGCGGCCCGAACTGTGGAACCTCTACAACGCCCGGAAGGCGAAGGGGGAGAGTATCCGGGTGTTCCCGATCTCGAACTGGACCGAGCTCGACATCTGGCAATATATCGCGCGCGAGAATATCCCGATCGTACCGCTCTACTTCGCCGCCCCGCGCCCGACGGTGGAGCGTGACGGCCTGTTGCTGATGGTCGACGACGATCGCTTCCCGCTGAAAGAAGGCGAGGTGCCGGTTCAGCGCTCGGTGCGCTTCCGCACGCTCGGCTGTTATCCGCTGACCGGCGCGGTCGAAAGCGAAGCGACGACGCTCAGCGAAGTCATCCAGGAAATGCTCCTCACCACCACCAGCGAGCGGCAGGGCCGCATCATCGACAAGGACGGCGGCGACGCCAGCATGGAGAAGAAGAAGCAGGAGGGGTACTTCTGA
- a CDS encoding 3'(2'),5'-bisphosphate nucleotidase CysQ, with translation MSAALDDAALAAHLAETAGRILLTVRESGLFAGKALGRAGDQVANQFLIHALREQRPDDGILSEESKDTPDRLTKSRVWIVDPLDGTREYGEGRSDWAVHVALAIDGEPVIGAVALPGLDVTLTSGAPVALQPANTPPKMLVSRTRPAAEALAVAESFGAELVPMGSAGAKAMAVVRGEADIYLHTGGQYEWDNCAPAAVAEAAGLHVSRADGSPLRYNNIDTYLPDLLICRKELADDVLRLAADYSPNS, from the coding sequence ATGAGCGCCGCGCTCGACGACGCCGCGCTGGCCGCGCATCTCGCCGAGACCGCGGGGCGCATCCTGCTCACCGTGCGGGAGTCCGGCCTCTTCGCCGGCAAGGCGCTCGGCAGGGCCGGCGATCAGGTCGCGAACCAGTTCCTGATCCATGCGCTCCGCGAACAGCGCCCCGATGATGGCATCCTGTCGGAGGAGAGCAAGGACACCCCTGATCGCCTTACCAAAAGCCGCGTCTGGATCGTCGACCCGCTCGATGGCACCCGTGAATATGGCGAGGGCCGCAGCGATTGGGCCGTCCATGTCGCACTCGCGATCGACGGCGAACCGGTCATCGGTGCGGTCGCCTTGCCCGGCCTCGATGTAACGCTGACGTCAGGGGCTCCCGTCGCGCTCCAGCCCGCTAATACGCCGCCGAAAATGCTGGTCAGCCGCACGCGCCCTGCTGCCGAAGCGCTGGCCGTTGCCGAAAGCTTCGGTGCCGAACTCGTGCCGATGGGCTCGGCGGGGGCCAAGGCGATGGCGGTGGTGCGCGGCGAGGCCGATATCTATCTCCACACCGGCGGCCAATATGAGTGGGACAATTGCGCGCCTGCCGCGGTGGCGGAGGCAGCGGGGCTTCACGTCAGCCGCGCCGATGGTTCGCCGCTCCGCTACAACAATATCGATACTTATCTGCCCGACCTGCTGATCTGCCGGAAGGAACTGGCCGACGATGTGTTGCGGCTGGCTGCGGACTATTCACCGAACTCCTGA
- the cysN gene encoding sulfate adenylyltransferase subunit CysN yields the protein MPAPSDTPVYVTDALIAEDIDAYLEQHQQKSLLRFITCGSVDDGKSTLIGRLLYDSKMIFEDQLAALEADSKRVGTQGQEIDFALLVDGLAAEREQGITIDVAYRFFTTEKRKFIVADTPGHEQYTRNMVTGASTADLAVILIDARKGVLTQTRRHSFLAHLIGIKHIVLAVNKMDLVDYDKTVFERILLSYRAFASEIGITNFTAIPISGFKGDNITALSDNMPWYKGPALIEHLEGVEVGSAADEAKPFRMAVQWVNRPNLDFRGFSGQLASGKVRPGDAVRILPSGKTTAVARIVTLDGDLDEAVAGQSVTLTLADEVDCSRGDVIAAADNPPEAADQFEATLVWMADEAMIPGRAYWLKLATQSVSATVQAPKYEINVNTLDHLAAKTLDLNGIGVVELSTDKPITFEAYGDNRTSPNKVLGGFILIDKLTNATVAAGMLHFSLRRAQNVHWQATDIDRDMRAGLKNQRPALLWFTGLSGSGKSTIANLVEKKLHRMNRHSFLLDGDNVRHGLNRDLGFTEADRIENIRRVGEVAKLMTDAGLIVITAFISPFKAEREMVRAMLPEGEFIEIFVDTPLAEAEHRDVKGLYKKARAGQLKNFTGIDSPYEAPENPEIRIDTTNMTPDEAADIIVDRLLG from the coding sequence ATGCCGGCTCCCTCCGACACCCCCGTCTATGTCACCGACGCGCTGATCGCCGAGGATATCGACGCCTATCTCGAACAGCATCAGCAAAAGTCGCTGCTGCGCTTCATCACCTGCGGCTCGGTCGACGACGGCAAATCGACGCTGATCGGGCGCCTGCTCTATGACTCGAAGATGATCTTCGAGGACCAGCTGGCGGCCTTGGAGGCGGACTCGAAGCGCGTCGGCACGCAGGGGCAGGAGATCGACTTCGCGCTGCTCGTCGACGGCCTCGCCGCCGAGCGCGAGCAGGGGATCACGATCGACGTCGCCTATCGCTTTTTCACGACGGAAAAGCGCAAGTTCATCGTCGCCGACACCCCGGGGCACGAACAGTACACGCGCAACATGGTCACCGGCGCCTCGACCGCCGACCTCGCCGTCATCCTGATCGATGCGCGCAAGGGCGTGCTCACCCAGACGCGGCGCCACAGCTTCCTCGCGCATCTGATCGGCATCAAGCATATCGTGCTCGCGGTGAACAAGATGGACCTTGTCGATTACGACAAGACGGTGTTCGAGCGCATCCTGCTCAGCTACCGCGCCTTTGCGAGCGAGATCGGCATCACGAACTTCACCGCCATCCCGATCTCGGGGTTCAAGGGCGACAATATCACCGCGCTGTCGGACAACATGCCCTGGTACAAGGGCCCGGCGCTGATCGAGCATCTGGAAGGCGTCGAGGTCGGCAGCGCCGCCGACGAGGCGAAGCCCTTCCGCATGGCGGTGCAGTGGGTCAACCGGCCCAACCTCGACTTCCGCGGCTTCTCGGGCCAGCTTGCGAGCGGCAAGGTCAGGCCGGGCGACGCGGTGCGTATTCTGCCGAGCGGCAAGACGACGGCGGTTGCCCGCATTGTCACCCTCGATGGCGACCTCGACGAGGCCGTCGCGGGCCAGTCGGTGACGCTGACGCTGGCCGACGAGGTCGACTGCTCGCGCGGCGACGTCATCGCGGCGGCCGACAATCCGCCCGAGGCGGCCGACCAGTTCGAGGCGACTTTGGTGTGGATGGCCGACGAGGCGATGATCCCGGGGCGCGCCTATTGGCTGAAGCTGGCGACGCAGAGCGTGTCGGCGACGGTGCAGGCACCGAAGTACGAGATCAACGTCAACACGCTCGACCATCTCGCGGCGAAGACGCTCGACCTCAACGGCATCGGGGTTGTCGAGCTGTCGACCGACAAGCCGATCACCTTCGAGGCCTATGGCGACAATCGCACAAGCCCAAACAAGGTGTTGGGCGGGTTCATCCTGATCGACAAGCTGACCAATGCGACGGTCGCGGCGGGCATGCTGCACTTCAGCCTGCGCCGCGCGCAGAATGTCCACTGGCAGGCGACCGACATCGACCGCGACATGCGCGCGGGCCTCAAGAACCAGCGTCCCGCGCTACTATGGTTCACCGGCCTCTCGGGCTCGGGCAAGTCGACGATCGCCAACCTCGTCGAGAAGAAGCTGCACCGGATGAACCGGCACAGCTTCCTGCTCGACGGCGACAATGTCCGCCACGGGCTGAACCGCGATCTCGGCTTCACCGAGGCCGACCGGATCGAGAATATCCGCCGCGTCGGCGAGGTCGCGAAGCTGATGACCGACGCAGGGCTGATCGTCATCACCGCCTTCATCTCGCCGTTCAAGGCCGAGCGCGAGATGGTCCGCGCGATGCTGCCCGAGGGCGAGTTCATCGAAATCTTCGTCGACACCCCGCTCGCCGAAGCCGAACACCGCGACGTCAAGGGCCTCTACAAAAAGGCCCGCGCCGGACAGCTCAAGAACTTCACCGGCATCGACAGCCCCTATGAGGCACCCGAAAACCCCGAAATCCGCATCGATACAACCAACATGACACCCGATGAGGCCGCCGACATCATCGTCGACAGGCTGCTGGGATGA